The window AAGAAAATAGAGGAAAAATTCGGTAAGGATATAAGTCTTATAACTCCCCCTTCAACTCAAGAGTTAAGTCCAATAAACTTCAGAGACCTTGATGGAGATTCAAAACAAGAGGCAATAGTATTTTTTAGAAATCCTAAAGATAATAAACTAAAAGGAGTAATATTAAAAGACATAAATGGGAAACTGGAAATCTATGAGGGAATAGATGGTGTAGGAAAAGAAATAGAAAAAGTCAGTTTTGATGATATAGATAATAATAAAAAAGAAGAAATATATATATCATGGCAACCTGAAAGTAGCTATGATATAGGATTTGGTGTATATGAGTTTGATGGTTCAAAGATAGACACTATAAAAGAAGATAAGGTTAGAACTTGGTTTTTGGGTGATCTTGATGATGATACGATAAATGAGCTTTATGTGTTTAATGAAGAAAGAGAAAATATGGACAATCCTAATACAAGACTCGAAAGATATGAATTAAAAGACGGCAAGATGAATATAGTTGATACCTGCAGAATCGAAGATTTTGCTTTTGGTCCACAAAGTGTTATGTTTGGTAATGCAAAACTAAATCAAAAAGGTATTTTCATGGATATAGCAACTGGAAATGCAGGTTTTACAGATCTTATAGTTTTAAAAGACGGTAAAATGCATAATGTGTTTTATGATCAAAAAGGTGGATTTACGGAGAAAACTTTTAAGCCAGGACCGACACCTTCGTACGATATAGATAAAGATGGAGTAGTTGAAATATCTATACCTACTCAATCGAAGGGATATGAAAATGAAGCCATGGCATTTGTAGTTTGGATTACCGAGTGGTTTAAATGGGATGGAAAAGATGGACTAGTTCATGTTTTGGACACTTACGAAAACTATCCTATGAATATGAGCTTCATAATGGAAAAAGGATGGAAAGAAAATGTAAAAATCGAAAAAAATAATTATGATTCTGACCAAATTTTTGTAAAGTTTTTTTACGAAGATGAGTCTAATAAAGAACTATTATTTGAAATTCAATACGTAGCTCCTAAGAATGCAAAGAAATTTGAAGATCTAGGATATCAAAAACTTAAAATAGATAACAAGAATATCTATTATGTTAAAATAAATAATGAACTAAAATCTCAAAATGCAAAGAAATTTCAACTTAATATAAATCAAATTAAAGAAAGAATGAGCAATTTAATTACAAATTCTATATTCTAAACTGTATTTAAGGGGAGTTATTATGAAAAAAATACTGATAGTAGAAGATGAAAAAGCGATACGTGAATTTATAGAAAAGAGCTTCCAAATAAGTGGATGCACTACCCTATGTGCAAAAGATGGAATAGAAGGCCTTGAAATATTCAAATCAGAAAATGGAATAGATATGATAATACTAGATGTTATGCTTCCAGGAATAGATGGATTTACTGTATGTCAAAAGATAAGAGAAATAGATGACACAACAGGAATAATAATGTTAACAGCAAAATCACAAGAAGAAGACAAGATAAATGGGCTTACATTTGGAGCGGATGATTATATAGTAAAGCCCTTTAGTCCTAAAGAACTTATAGCAAGAGCCAACTCACTTTATCGTAAGGTTTCTATAATGAAAAATAAGACTTCAAAACAAATAGAGAGAGAAATAAATGATGGAGATTTAAAAATTCTTTTAGATGAAAAAATTGTGATTAAGGATTCTAAAGATATAAAACTTACAAATACTGAATTTGAAGTCGTAAGTCTTTTAGTTCAAAATAAAGGAAAGACCATAACCAGAGATTATATGTTAGATAAAATATGGGGAAGTTCTTATATTGGAAGTTATAAAACTGTAGATGTAAACATACTTAGAATACGAAAAAAGCTAGATTTAGATTCTGAAAAGTATATTAAAACCATAAGAGGAAGAGGTTATCAATGGAAAGGTTTATAAATAGTGGTCTTAAAAAGAAATGGATAAAAAATTATATATTTACTATTGTTATAATTTGTATTTTTATTCAGGGGTTCTATATGTTTTTTTTGAAAGACTACTACTATGATTGGGCGAAAGAAAATGTATCAAATAGATTAATAGCATATACGAATTTTTACAATAAATACTTAGATGACAATCTTATTATGAATAAAGGTCTTGCAAAAAAAATAGTAGAAGACTTTGAATATAAAGATAAGCTGTTAATAGAGGTCTTAGATACAGATGGAAACATAATAGACTCATCTATGATAGTGAATGAAGACACAAAACTAGATACTAAGGATTATATAGATGCCCTAAATGGAAAACTTGGAATTTATAAGGGGAGAAAGAAAACTACAAATGAAAAAATAATTGCAGCATCTTCTCCTATCTATTTTGAAAATCAAATAATTGGAGTTGTAAGGTACTCAACAAGTTTAAGAAATATAGATTCATTCTTAATAAAAAAATATGCTCAAAGTTTTGCAATATTGTTACTTCTGTTGTCACTATCGTTTTTTATGAGCATGATATTTATAAAGACTATAATAAAATCTTTAAAAGAGATGTCTTTGAAAGCTCAAAAAATGGCAAAGGGAGATTTTGATCAAAAAATTGAAATAAAGTCAAATGATGAACTCTCACAACTTGCGAGTACATTAAACCATATGGCATCTCAGATAAAAGAAAATCAAAAACTTAAAAATGAGTTCATATCGTCAATAACCCATGATATAAAGACTCCACTTACAGCTATAATAGGTTGGACAGAGCTTCTTGTAATGCAAGAAAACATATCAAAACAAGATCTAAATTCTCAGGTTATAACAATACAAAATGAAACTTTAAGATTAAAAAAACTTGTAGAAGAGCTTTTGGATTTTTCAAAGTTTGAAATAGATAAGATAAGCTTAAACAAAGATAACACCAATTTAAAGTTACTTATAGAAGAATCTATAAATATATTTATGCCTAGGATAAAAAAATACAATATAGATTTTAGTAGTGAATTAGATGAAAATATAGATTTGGATATAGATAAAAATAGAATCAAACAAGTACTTATAAATCTAATAGATAATTCACTTAAGTATTCATCAAAAGATTCTAAAATAAAAATAGGATTAAAAAGATCGGATTCTAAAATTATATTATCAATAAAGGATAATGGAATAGGAATCTGTCAAGAAGATATAAAAAGAGTAAAAGAGAAGTTTTATGTTGTAGATAAGTCAAAAGGAGGAAGTGGACTGGGGCTCTCTATTTCAGAAAAAATAATGCAACTTCATAATGGTCAACTTCAAATAAAAAGTGAATTTCAAAAGGGAACAGAAGTTATTTTAATATTCCCATCTAAAACTCTAGCCTAAGGGCTGGAGTTTTTTTATATAGTACATCTATATCTGTATATGTATAAGTATTTAGATCTATTATGAATATAAAAATTGATGTATTTAAAAATTAGTAAGATTGTACTAATTGCATTGTAATGTTTTTCAAAAACAGTAAAAAAGACCCATTGAGGTATAGTGAATTATAGATTACCATGTAAGAAAATGTAAAAAAATATATTTCAGTACTGATTATATCAAAAAAAGTGAAATTTAAAATAATTGTTATCTAATAAAAATAAGAAAGGAAGGTATAGCTATGTCTAAAAAAATAGAAACCATAGAGGATGCTACAAAAATAATAAATAATGTTTCAGGCTCTTTTATAGGATTGGCAATAATACAAATAGTATTGTTGGTTGTATTACTTCAAAATTATTATGCTATTATAGATTCTCTTATAATTATTGTAATAGCTTTGCTGTTAAGAAAATTCAAAAACATTGTGTCTTCTATTTTAATATTATTGGTTAGTTTAGGCGCTTTAGTAGCTACAGTAATGAGTAAAATAGGACTAGCACAAGGGGGTCAAAATGTGTATTTAACAGTGCTTATGGTGTACATGAGTATAAAGGCTGTTAAAGCTACTTTGTTTATTAGAAAAGCTAAGAAAGAAGAAATAAATATTTAAATGTAATAAAAGTCTAAAAAATTAAAAATTTAATTAGATTGAGATATAAAAGGAGGAAATATTATGTTTAAAAAAAATGTATCATATATTTTGATTTGTGTGATTATGTGTACTCTTTTAAGTGCTTGTAGTGTTTCTGACACTTTACAAGGATCTAGTTCAAAAATTGATACTGAAAAGTACAATTCTTATATAACTTTAAGTAATTATATGACTGGATGGTTAGATCAAGGTCTAACTATGTACTTTAAAGAGTTTGGAATTGAAGAGCAAATTAAAATTGACAAAAATTTTGATAGTTTTCAAACAATGCCTATTCTACAAGGTCATAAAGATGACGTAGAAGCATGTATTGAATATGCTTCAAAGAAGCCTTCTTTTGGTGCTGCAGATGATTCTGTAAAGGCTTTATGTCCAAAACTTAAAGAATTGATGAACACTTTAAATGAAATACAAAATTATTATAGTACAAAATCTTTTGTAGATGATGATTTTGCTAAGGGAAAAGAATTACATAAAAAAATATACACTCAATATAATGAATATGTTGCCTTAGCTGAAACATTTTTCTCTGAGCTTAGTGTTATAACAGAACAAAAAAATAAGGAAGATTTAGAGAGTTTAAAGAAAAGTGATTATATGATAAGATATCATGCTATGAGTATTGTAATGAGAGCACAAGATATACAAATGGCATTTTATGAAGCGAAAGTTAATGATAGCAATATTCTAGATTTTGATGTTAATAAATATAAAGAAAAATATGATCTGTTAACAGAAGATATTAATAAGTTTATGGAGTATTCAAAGGATGATGAAAGATTAAAAAAAGAAGGTTTAGAAGCTAATCCATTTATAGGAAACTTCGAGAGTGATGTTGAAAGAATGAAGGTTACAGCTACAGACATTATGGAAATTTTAAAGACAAAGGATACAAGTATAAATAGTGACACAAAAGGAAAAGTAACAACTGGAGGAAGAAATGCTCCTTTAAACACTTTTAACACAAAACTTTCTTCTGTAATTAATTCTTATAACAATATGAATTAATATAATTTCCATATTAGGAGGTAAACTTTGTGATAAAAAGAAATCTTTTCATTATAATGATATTCACAATTGTTTGTAGTTTATTGACTTCGTGTGGATCTATTGAAGATGCATATAACAATATCAATGAAGAAATATCTGAAAAAAAGAACTCTATATCAAATGACTCAGAGTCTTTAGAAAACCAAAAATATACTGCTTATATTTCTCTAAATAATTTTATTACACGAAATTTAGAAAAATCTTTGGACTATTATTTTGATAAGTTTGGAGATACTGAGGAAATTAAAGTTGATAAAAATTCTAATCTTCAAAATGGTATTCTTTTGCAATTAAATAAGAAAGAGTTAGAGGAAAACTTAAAATATGCTTCAAAGAATCCTTCTCTTGACAAAATTGATAAATGTGTAAAAGAATTGGATCCAAAGTTAAAAGAACTGATAGATTTGATAGATGAAGCTGATTCATATTATAAATTGAAATCTTATATGGATGATGATTTTGTTAAAGGTAAATCATTACATAAGAAAATATGTTTACAATATAATGAAGTCAAACCTTTAGCTAAAAAATTCTCATCTGAATTTGAGAGTGCTTTTTTGAAAAAAAGTAATAAGGATTTAGAAAACTTTAAGAAAAATGATTATATGATAAGATATTATGCTTTGAGCGTTATATTAAGAGCTAAGGATTTGGAGACTGAACTTAACGATCAAGGTATTACTTGTGAAAACGTATCGGATTTGGATGTTGATAAATTTAAAGAAAAATATAATTTGCTAGTTGAAGACACTAATAAATTTCTTGATTACTCAAAAGACGCAGAGAGAATCAAGAAAGAAAAGCTTGATCCAAATTTTGAATATGCAAATGTATTTAAGTATCGTATAACAGATGTTAAGGCAGCAGCTACTGATATTTTAATAAGATCACAGAAAGAAAACAAAAATAATATTAGCAAAGATGGAACTCCAGAAAATTATACTGATACAATTAAAGATGCAGTTTCTGAGTATATAAAAATAGAGTAGAAAATCGCATTTGAAAAAATATTGATATATAGTTAATGCGTTGATTGAGAAGATATAAATTTTCTCTTCAACGCATTTTATTTTGTAATCAAAAGCAATATATAGTTTTAAAGTACTATTTAAACAAATTTTGGGAAAATATTATTGCAAATATTTTGAAGTAAATATATAATTAACAAACGCGCGTTACAATAAAATACATAAATTTGCATAGTTTTACAAATAAAATATCTTCATTAGAAATAATCAAGAGGAGGAAAATCAAGTATGAAATCTATAAAAATCAGGTTGATTACTATTTTTACATTAATACTATTGATATCATCAGGATTATTAGGTGTTCTAGCTATAAGAAATTCTTCAAAAGCACTTCTTACAAAAAATGAAGAAACACTATTAAATACTGCTATTGAGGGAAGTAAATATGTTCAAGCTCGTATTAATACTCAAAAACTATATATAGAAACTATTGCACAAAATCCAATTATAACCAGCCAAGATGTTTCATGGGAAGCAAAAGTAAACTTTTTAGAAGAAGAAGCTAAGAGAACTGGATATACTAGGTTTGCGTTTGCAGATACTAAAGGACAAGCTATAATGTTTGACTATAGTAAAACTATGATAAATATTAAGGATAGAAAATATTATAAAGATGCATTATCTGGAAAAACATCTTTTTCAGACATAATAGTTAGCAAATTAGGTGATGGAGCGATTCTTATATTTGCAACACCTGTAAAGCAAAATGGTGAAACTATAGGGGTATTTTATGGATGGAGAGATGGTTTGGCTTTAAGCCAAATTGTAAAGGACATCAAATATGGGGAACATGGATATGCATATATAATTAATAGAGAAGGAATAATTACAGGACATAAAGATACAGAGTTAGTTATTAAAAGATCTAACCCTATTGAAGATGCAAAAGATAACCCTGATCTAGGAGAATTTGCTAAAATTATAGAAGAACGCATGATTAAAGGTGAATCAGGAGTAGATAAATATCTATATGAAGGAAAAGTAAGAATGATGGGATTTGCTCCAATCAAAGATAGTCCTTGGGTTATAGCCGTAGCTGTAGAAAAAGATGAAGTTTTAGCGGGAGTTAATAGATTAAGAGATGGTCTAGGTGTTATAACTATAATTATTATTTTAGTAGGTATAGTTATTACTTATTTTGCAAGTGGTATGATTGCAGATCCTATCAAGATACTATCTCAAATTATAGATCAGTTATCAAAATATAATTTAACAGTTGATAAAGAGTCAAAGGCTTTTACATATTTAAAACGCAAAGATGAGATAGGATTAATTGCAAATTCTTTACTAATAATGCAGACAAATCTTGTTCATATAATTAAGGATATATCAGATAAATCTGAACAAGTGTCATCCTCATCAGAAGAACTAAACGCCACAAGTGAACAATCATCAATAGCTGCACATGAAGTAGCTCGAACAATAGAAGAAATAGCACATGGAGCAAGCGAACAAGCTAAGAATACAGAAGATGGTGCAGTGCATATTAATCAGCTAGGAAAGCTAATAGAAAAAGATCAAAAACATGTAATAAACTTAAATGCTTCGGCTGATGAAGTAAGTACATTGAAGGATGAAGGACTAAAAGCCTTAAATGATTTAGTAGAAAATACAAAGATTAATAATAAAGCAGCTAAAGATGTAAATGACATAATCATAAATACTAATGATAGTGCAGAAAAAATTGAAAAAGCAAGTCAGATGATTAAGAGTATAGCTGACCAAACCAATTTATTAGCACTTAATGCAGCTATAGAGGCAGCAAGAGCGGGAGAATCAGGAAAAGGTTTTGCAGTGGTAGCTGATGAAATAAGAAAATTAGCAGAGCAATCTAATGCCTTTACAGATGAAATAGCAACTGTTATTCAGGATCTTATAAGCAAAACAGTACATGCAGTTAATACTATGAACGAAGTAGGTAAAATTGTAGAGTCACAAGCAAATATTGTAGAGGTGACTAATCAAAAATTTGAAGGAATTGCAACCTCTATTGAAAATATGAAAAAAGTATTAAATCTTATAAATGAATCAGGTAACGAAATGGAAGCTAAAAAAGATCAGATTATCCAAATTATAGATAATCTTTCAGCTATCTCTGATGAAAATGCAGCAGGAACAGAGGAAGTTTCTGCATCTGTTGAAGAACAAACTGCTTCTATGAATCAAATTAGCAATGCTAGTGAAACATTGGCTAAACTAGCAGAAGAGATGCAGTCTAGTGTTTCTAAGTTTAAACTATAGGAATTTAAACAATCTCATAAAATTAACACAAAATAGAAAATACAATGTACTTTGGCTTGAAAATTAATATTTTCAAGCCTTTTAATTTAAAATATAGTTTATTTATTATTTTTTTTATTCTTTAAATAACTTCGCTGTTCTCCACGTTTTACAAGCTTCCAGTCATCTTCAATATTTAACCTCATTCGGTGTAGCAAGTTGAAAATTAATGATTTTTCTTTATCATCAAAACCTGTTAAAGCTATTTTAGTTGTATATTGTTCTTCTTCTATAAGAAAATCATAAGCTTGAAATGCCTTTTTTGTAGGATATAATTTCCATGATCTACGGTCACTTTCGTTAGAAACTTTTTCAATATAATTTTTTTCTACTAGTTTCTTAATTGCTTTAGCGACGGTAGTTCTATCAACTTTGGTCATATTTGATAACTCTTCTTGGTTAATACCTGGATTTTCGCATACTCTTACAACAAAAATGTATTGTCCTTTTTCTAACTTTAATTCTCTAAATTCAATATCACTGATTGTATTAGAGCATCTTGCAATCATACCTA is drawn from Tepidibacter hydrothermalis and contains these coding sequences:
- a CDS encoding response regulator transcription factor → MKKILIVEDEKAIREFIEKSFQISGCTTLCAKDGIEGLEIFKSENGIDMIILDVMLPGIDGFTVCQKIREIDDTTGIIMLTAKSQEEDKINGLTFGADDYIVKPFSPKELIARANSLYRKVSIMKNKTSKQIEREINDGDLKILLDEKIVIKDSKDIKLTNTEFEVVSLLVQNKGKTITRDYMLDKIWGSSYIGSYKTVDVNILRIRKKLDLDSEKYIKTIRGRGYQWKGL
- a CDS encoding sensor histidine kinase; translation: MERFINSGLKKKWIKNYIFTIVIICIFIQGFYMFFLKDYYYDWAKENVSNRLIAYTNFYNKYLDDNLIMNKGLAKKIVEDFEYKDKLLIEVLDTDGNIIDSSMIVNEDTKLDTKDYIDALNGKLGIYKGRKKTTNEKIIAASSPIYFENQIIGVVRYSTSLRNIDSFLIKKYAQSFAILLLLLSLSFFMSMIFIKTIIKSLKEMSLKAQKMAKGDFDQKIEIKSNDELSQLASTLNHMASQIKENQKLKNEFISSITHDIKTPLTAIIGWTELLVMQENISKQDLNSQVITIQNETLRLKKLVEELLDFSKFEIDKISLNKDNTNLKLLIEESINIFMPRIKKYNIDFSSELDENIDLDIDKNRIKQVLINLIDNSLKYSSKDSKIKIGLKRSDSKIILSIKDNGIGICQEDIKRVKEKFYVVDKSKGGSGLGLSISEKIMQLHNGQLQIKSEFQKGTEVILIFPSKTLA
- a CDS encoding YiiG family protein, whose amino-acid sequence is MFKKNVSYILICVIMCTLLSACSVSDTLQGSSSKIDTEKYNSYITLSNYMTGWLDQGLTMYFKEFGIEEQIKIDKNFDSFQTMPILQGHKDDVEACIEYASKKPSFGAADDSVKALCPKLKELMNTLNEIQNYYSTKSFVDDDFAKGKELHKKIYTQYNEYVALAETFFSELSVITEQKNKEDLESLKKSDYMIRYHAMSIVMRAQDIQMAFYEAKVNDSNILDFDVNKYKEKYDLLTEDINKFMEYSKDDERLKKEGLEANPFIGNFESDVERMKVTATDIMEILKTKDTSINSDTKGKVTTGGRNAPLNTFNTKLSSVINSYNNMN
- a CDS encoding YiiG family protein is translated as MIKRNLFIIMIFTIVCSLLTSCGSIEDAYNNINEEISEKKNSISNDSESLENQKYTAYISLNNFITRNLEKSLDYYFDKFGDTEEIKVDKNSNLQNGILLQLNKKELEENLKYASKNPSLDKIDKCVKELDPKLKELIDLIDEADSYYKLKSYMDDDFVKGKSLHKKICLQYNEVKPLAKKFSSEFESAFLKKSNKDLENFKKNDYMIRYYALSVILRAKDLETELNDQGITCENVSDLDVDKFKEKYNLLVEDTNKFLDYSKDAERIKKEKLDPNFEYANVFKYRITDVKAAATDILIRSQKENKNNISKDGTPENYTDTIKDAVSEYIKIE
- a CDS encoding methyl-accepting chemotaxis protein, producing MKSIKIRLITIFTLILLISSGLLGVLAIRNSSKALLTKNEETLLNTAIEGSKYVQARINTQKLYIETIAQNPIITSQDVSWEAKVNFLEEEAKRTGYTRFAFADTKGQAIMFDYSKTMINIKDRKYYKDALSGKTSFSDIIVSKLGDGAILIFATPVKQNGETIGVFYGWRDGLALSQIVKDIKYGEHGYAYIINREGIITGHKDTELVIKRSNPIEDAKDNPDLGEFAKIIEERMIKGESGVDKYLYEGKVRMMGFAPIKDSPWVIAVAVEKDEVLAGVNRLRDGLGVITIIIILVGIVITYFASGMIADPIKILSQIIDQLSKYNLTVDKESKAFTYLKRKDEIGLIANSLLIMQTNLVHIIKDISDKSEQVSSSSEELNATSEQSSIAAHEVARTIEEIAHGASEQAKNTEDGAVHINQLGKLIEKDQKHVINLNASADEVSTLKDEGLKALNDLVENTKINNKAAKDVNDIIINTNDSAEKIEKASQMIKSIADQTNLLALNAAIEAARAGESGKGFAVVADEIRKLAEQSNAFTDEIATVIQDLISKTVHAVNTMNEVGKIVESQANIVEVTNQKFEGIATSIENMKKVLNLINESGNEMEAKKDQIIQIIDNLSAISDENAAGTEEVSASVEEQTASMNQISNASETLAKLAEEMQSSVSKFKL
- a CDS encoding MarR family winged helix-turn-helix transcriptional regulator; its protein translation is MDYLTMREIGMIARCSNTISDIEFRELKLEKGQYIFVVRVCENPGINQEELSNMTKVDRTTVAKAIKKLVEKNYIEKVSNESDRRSWKLYPTKKAFQAYDFLIEEEQYTTKIALTGFDDKEKSLIFNLLHRMRLNIEDDWKLVKRGEQRSYLKNKKNNK